One genomic region from Stutzerimonas decontaminans encodes:
- a CDS encoding CorA family divalent cation transporter: protein MRENESEQSGLIHAFVLNGSGGARQIGYGDLHELQLAANESIWLHWDRSQPQAQDWLRRRSGLTAFACDVLLEENTRPRMLALEQEELLLFLRGVNLNPDAEPEDMVSVRVFADRQRVISLRLRPLRSTEVVIQLLLEGRGPKSASELLLYLAEAMTERVDDLVTQLAERIDAEEERIEGDPQSTLEHASMLCLRRQAASLRRFLLPQRELYGQMTRTHFSWFAEDDTEYWNELSNRLTRYLEELEMIRERVNLVVESEHRRLNQRMNRTMYLLAIITGFFLPLSFLTGLLGINVGGIPGAEFSYGFVVACLLIGSVALLQWWLLRRLRWV, encoded by the coding sequence ATGCGGGAAAATGAAAGCGAACAGAGCGGGTTGATTCACGCCTTTGTTCTGAATGGCAGCGGCGGTGCTCGGCAGATTGGCTATGGCGACCTGCATGAGCTCCAGCTTGCGGCTAACGAGAGTATCTGGCTGCACTGGGATCGCAGCCAGCCGCAGGCACAGGACTGGCTGCGCAGGCGAAGTGGCTTGACTGCATTCGCGTGCGATGTGCTGCTCGAAGAAAATACTCGGCCTCGCATGTTGGCGCTGGAGCAGGAGGAACTCCTGTTGTTTTTACGGGGAGTGAATCTGAACCCCGACGCCGAGCCGGAGGATATGGTTTCCGTGCGCGTATTCGCGGATCGGCAGCGCGTCATCTCGCTTCGGCTTCGTCCGCTGCGCTCAACCGAGGTCGTGATTCAATTGCTGTTGGAGGGTAGGGGGCCGAAATCGGCTTCTGAACTGCTGCTCTATCTGGCAGAGGCGATGACCGAGCGGGTGGATGATCTGGTCACACAGTTGGCCGAGCGTATTGATGCCGAGGAAGAGCGGATCGAGGGCGATCCGCAGTCCACCTTGGAGCACGCTTCGATGCTTTGCTTGCGACGGCAGGCCGCAAGCTTGCGGCGCTTTCTGTTGCCGCAACGAGAGCTCTACGGGCAGATGACGCGTACTCACTTCAGCTGGTTTGCCGAGGACGACACCGAATACTGGAATGAACTCAGCAACCGGCTCACCCGGTATCTGGAAGAGCTCGAGATGATACGCGAGCGAGTCAATCTGGTGGTCGAGTCGGAGCACCGTAGGCTCAATCAGCGGATGAACCGCACCATGTACCTGCTTGCTATCATCACCGGCTTTTTCCTGCCGTTGAGCTTTCTGACCGGGCTATTGGGCATAAACGTAGGCGGGATCCCGGGGGCAGAGTTTTCCTATGGTTTTGTCGTCGCCTGTTTGCTCATAGGCAGCGTCGCGCTGTTGCAATGGTGGCTCCTGCGACGGCTGCGTTGGGTGTGA
- a CDS encoding mechanosensitive ion channel family protein, protein MEFDPWTQSLLAAMSSLWASVAGFIPRLFGALVVVLLGFVVAKLLDTLLSKVLAKIGLDRLMAGTGLTKLLSRAGIRVPVSALIGKVVYWFVLLIFLVSAAESLGLERVSATLDMLALYVPKVFGAALILLAGVLLAQLLSGLVRGAAEGVGLDYANGLARMAQGLVIIISISVAIGQLEVKTELLNYVIAIVLITVGLAVALAFGLGSRELVSQILAGIYVRELYEVGQRVRMADIEGQIEEIGTVKTLLLTDDGELVSVANKELLEQCVGSR, encoded by the coding sequence ATGGAATTCGATCCCTGGACCCAAAGTCTTCTAGCGGCAATGAGTTCGCTCTGGGCATCTGTCGCGGGCTTCATCCCTCGGCTTTTCGGCGCGCTGGTCGTTGTACTGCTCGGCTTCGTTGTAGCCAAACTGCTTGATACGCTGCTATCCAAGGTTCTTGCCAAGATTGGGCTGGATCGCTTGATGGCCGGAACTGGGCTCACCAAACTCCTTAGCCGAGCAGGAATTCGAGTTCCCGTCTCCGCGCTGATCGGCAAGGTGGTGTACTGGTTCGTACTGCTCATTTTCTTGGTATCGGCCGCCGAGTCGCTTGGCCTGGAGCGGGTATCGGCAACGCTGGACATGCTGGCACTCTACGTGCCCAAGGTCTTCGGTGCGGCATTGATCCTGCTCGCCGGCGTCCTCCTGGCGCAATTGCTCAGCGGTCTGGTTCGCGGTGCGGCCGAGGGTGTAGGGCTGGATTACGCCAATGGCCTGGCGCGTATGGCCCAGGGGCTGGTGATCATCATCAGTATCTCGGTTGCGATCGGGCAACTCGAGGTGAAAACCGAGCTCCTCAACTATGTCATCGCCATCGTGCTGATTACCGTTGGCCTGGCGGTTGCGCTTGCGTTTGGCCTCGGTAGCCGCGAGCTGGTATCGCAGATACTGGCCGGCATCTATGTGCGTGAACTCTACGAGGTCGGTCAACGGGTGCGTATGGCGGATATTGAAGGGCAGATCGAGGAGATCGGAACGGTCAAGACGTTGCTGCTGACCGACGACGGCGAGTTGGTTTCCGTCGCTAACAAAGAGCTGCTCGAACAATGTGTTGGCAGCCGCTAG